A window of the Listeria swaminathanii genome harbors these coding sequences:
- a CDS encoding PepSY domain-containing protein: MNWKAFIAGVGAGAAAGHLVYHYLLSDKTISGDVILENVKDAFKQDGPIEGSWIQLKKQHYKKFAIDTFVYHGGITCIREGEKKQFEFIADANTGTIIDVYLA, from the coding sequence ATGAACTGGAAAGCTTTCATTGCAGGCGTTGGAGCAGGAGCAGCGGCTGGACACCTTGTTTATCATTATTTACTTAGCGATAAAACAATTTCAGGGGATGTCATCTTAGAAAACGTAAAAGATGCGTTCAAACAAGACGGACCAATTGAAGGTTCTTGGATTCAACTTAAAAAGCAACATTACAAAAAATTCGCGATTGACACATTCGTTTACCACGGCGGCATTACATGTATTCGTGAAGGCGAGAAAAAACAATTCGAATTTATCGCAGACGCTAATACAGGAACAATCATTGATGTATATTTAGCATAA
- a CDS encoding metal-sensitive transcriptional regulator, which yields MNIEEKKALVTRFAKIEGHVRSIKNMTEEERDLETIMQQIAAVKKAMDAAAKLIYTEQMKDLIKQGETDETVIKKKIDSFIR from the coding sequence ATGAATATTGAAGAAAAGAAGGCGCTAGTAACGAGATTTGCGAAGATAGAAGGTCATGTGCGCTCTATCAAAAATATGACAGAAGAAGAACGTGATCTAGAAACAATCATGCAACAAATAGCCGCGGTGAAAAAAGCAATGGACGCCGCCGCGAAACTAATTTATACCGAGCAAATGAAAGACTTAATCAAGCAAGGCGAAACCGATGAAACAGTAATCAAAAAGAAAATCGATAGTTTTATCCGTTAA
- a CDS encoding YtnP family quorum-quenching lactonase yields MDSIQIGEINIYWLRGGYTHFDGGAMFGVVPKPLWEKKYPANEKNQLANVTDPMFFRYLGKNYLIDSGLGNGRLTEKQRRNYGVTEESFVLDDLAKLGVAPEDIDYILMTHLHFDHVLGLTGISEEGNYSIFPNAEIWTSDIEWDEMRHPNVRSKATYWQENWEAIEGQIHTFAKEKEFNDAIKMTHTGGHSNGHAVIWLDFAGEKAIHMADIFPTFAHQNVLWVTAYDDYPMTSISAKQEIFQQTFGKNYWFLSYHDARFRAVKIGENGEITSELKIKNRN; encoded by the coding sequence GTGGATTCCATTCAAATTGGAGAAATCAACATCTATTGGTTGCGCGGAGGCTATACTCATTTTGATGGCGGGGCGATGTTCGGTGTCGTGCCAAAACCTTTATGGGAGAAAAAATATCCAGCAAATGAAAAAAATCAACTGGCTAACGTAACTGATCCAATGTTTTTCCGGTATTTAGGGAAAAATTATTTAATTGATAGCGGGTTAGGAAACGGGCGACTAACGGAAAAGCAACGACGGAATTATGGCGTGACAGAAGAGTCGTTTGTACTAGATGATTTAGCGAAATTAGGTGTTGCGCCAGAAGATATTGACTATATTTTAATGACGCATCTTCATTTTGACCATGTACTAGGTCTAACGGGTATTTCGGAAGAGGGGAACTACTCGATTTTTCCAAATGCGGAAATTTGGACTTCGGACATCGAATGGGATGAAATGCGCCACCCCAATGTTCGTTCGAAAGCCACGTATTGGCAAGAAAACTGGGAAGCGATAGAAGGGCAGATTCACACCTTCGCGAAAGAAAAAGAATTCAACGATGCAATTAAAATGACACATACTGGAGGACATAGTAATGGGCATGCTGTCATTTGGTTGGATTTTGCTGGAGAAAAGGCGATTCATATGGCAGATATATTTCCAACATTTGCTCATCAAAATGTTCTCTGGGTAACCGCTTATGATGATTATCCGATGACTTCTATCTCGGCCAAACAGGAAATTTTTCAACAAACTTTTGGAAAAAATTATTGGTTTTTATCTTATCATGACGCTAGATTTCGAGCAGTTAAAATTGGCGAAAATGGAGAAATTACATCTGAATTAAAAATAAAAAACCGAAATTGA